Proteins encoded within one genomic window of Humulus lupulus chromosome 1, drHumLupu1.1, whole genome shotgun sequence:
- the LOC133812727 gene encoding cytochrome P450 84A1, with protein sequence MDSLAEALQPLPVNMLLIIVPLLVLGLIFRYRRRRLPFPPGPKGLPIIGNMSMMDQLTHRGLAKLAEKYGGVFHMKMGYLHMVAISSPDTARQVLQLHDNIFSNRPATIAIRYLTYDRADMAFAHYGPFWRQMRKLCVMKLFSRKRAESWESVRDEVDKTIRTVAKNTGTTVNVGELVFKLTMDITYRAAFGSSEQENQDEFIRILQEFSKLFGAFNIADFIPWLTWVDPQGLNTRLPKARKALDGFIDRIIDEHIEKRERTNGVVDDADADMVDDLLAFYSDKATVNESSEDLQNAIRLTRDNIKAIIMDVMFGGTETVASAIEWAMAELMKSPEDLKKVQQEIADVVGLDRRLEESDFDKLTLLKCALKETLRLHPPIPLLLHETAEDAEVAGYYVPKKSRVMINAWAIGRDKNSWVDPETYKPSRFLKEGVPDFKGSNFEFIPFGSGRRSCPGMQLGLYALELAVGHLLHCFTWELPDGMKPSELDMNDSFGLTAPRTNRLMAVPSKRVVCPI encoded by the exons atggattCTTTAGCAGAAGCCCTTCAACCATTACCAGTGAATATGTTGTTAATCATTGTCCCTCTCTTGGTATTGGGACTAATTTTCCGGTACCGGCGACGGCGGCTTCCATTTCCACCGGGGCCAAAAGGGTTGCCTATAATCGGTAACATGTCGATGATGGACCAGTTAACTCACCGGGGACTGGCCAAACTGGCTGAAAAATACGGCGGCGTTTTCCACATGAAGATGGGTTATCTTCACATGGTGGCCATCTCATCTCCGGACACAGCTCGTCAAGTCCTTCAGTTACATGACAACATCTTTTCTAACCGACCCGCCACCATAGCCATACGTTACCTCACCTACGACCGTGCCGACATGGCTTTCGCTCACTACGGACCCTTTTGGCGTCAGATGAGAAAGCTCTGCGTGATGAAGCTCTTCAGCCGAAAAAGAGCCGAGTCTTGGGAGTCCGTCAGGGATGAAGTTGACAAGACCATACGGACGGTGGCTAAGAACACCGGCACCACTGTCAACGTCGGCGAGTTGGTGTTTAAGTTGACTATGGATATAACTTACAGGGCAGCGTTTGGTTCGAGCGAACAGGAGAACCAAGACGAGTTTATAAGGATTCTTCAAGAGTTTTCGAAGCTTTTTGGTGCTTTCAATATCGCTGACTTTATTCCTTGGCTCACTTGGGTTGACCCTCAAGGTCTTAATACTAGGCTTCCCAAGGCCCGTAAAGCTCTCGATGGATTCATCGACAGAATCATCGATGAACACATTGAGAAGCGTGAGAGAACCAATGGTGTCGTCGACGATGCCGACGCCGATATGGTCGATGATTTGCTAGCTTTTTACAGTGACAAGGCGACAGTCAACGAGTCCTCTGAAGACCTTCAAAACGCGATTAGACTCACAAGAGACAACATCAAAGCTATCATCATG GACGTGATGTTCGGTGGTACTGAGACGGTGGCGTCGGCAATAGAATGGGCCATGGCGGAGCTAATGAAGAGCCCAGAAGACCTAAAGAAAGTCCAACAAGAGATCGCCGACGTAGTCGGCCTCGACCGGAGACTGGAGGAGAGCGATTTCGATAAGCTAACTCTGTTGAAATGTGCTCTCAAGGAGACACTTCGGCTCCACCCACCGATTCCACTCCTCCTCCACGAGACGGCGGAGGATGCTGAGGTGGCAGGCTATTATGTGCCGAAGAAATCGCGTGTGATGATCAACGCCTGGGCTATTGGTCGGGACAAGAACTCGTGGGTCGACCCGGAAACCTACAAGCCCAGTCGGTTCCTGAAGGAGGGTGTGCCGGACTTTAAAGGTAGCAACTTTGAGTTCATTCCGTTCGGGTCGGGTCGGAGGTCCTGCCCCGGTATGCAGCTCGGGCTCTACGCCCTGGAACTGGCGGTGGGTCACCTTCTCCATTGCTTCACATGGGAGTTACCAGATGGTATGAAGCCGAGCGAACTCGACATGAACGACAGTTTCGGACTCACTGCGCCGAGAACGAATCGACTCATGGCCGTACCGAGTAAGCGTGTGGTGTGTCCTATCTAA